In the Pseudonocardia cypriaca genome, one interval contains:
- a CDS encoding ATP-dependent acyl-CoA ligase has protein sequence MIPGSGSLLPAHRSPLRDLAAADRTVPRLLQRQAQRYGDKPLVVRGATTWSYRDTVDRAARMAGALKGRGIEPGDRIALLCGNRLELLEILLGCAWLGAIAVPLNNALRGAGLRHALTDSGARVVVVEPDLLGVLDEVGVPVERWVVGETFPAPGPVLPARPVTPGETLAILYTSGTTGLPKGVCCPQAQFFWWGVSVGECLEITDDDVLYTCLPLFHTNALNAFFQAVCAGATYVLGGRFSASRFWDEVRAAGATVTYLLGAMVQILLSRPPGGADAAHRVRIALSPATPAAAHAAFRERFGVLLVDGYGSTETNMVLGAHPAAQRPGYMGVVLPDHEVRVVDAEGLDVPDGEPGELVCRSRHPYAYATGYFENPAATAAAYRDRWFHTGDRVVREPGGWLRFLDRLTDSIRRRGENISSLEVEQVVATHPAVSAVAVYAVPSELSEDEVMAAVVPTPGEEVDPAELTEWCEPRLARFAIPRFVDVVAELPLTENGKVRKAVLRERGITAATWDRTKAGA, from the coding sequence GTGATCCCGGGAAGCGGGTCGCTGTTGCCGGCGCACCGCAGCCCGCTGCGCGACCTCGCGGCGGCGGACCGGACCGTGCCGCGGCTGCTGCAGCGGCAGGCGCAGCGGTACGGCGACAAGCCGCTCGTCGTACGCGGCGCGACGACCTGGTCCTACCGCGACACGGTCGACCGGGCCGCCCGCATGGCCGGGGCGCTGAAGGGGCGCGGCATCGAGCCGGGCGACCGGATCGCGCTCCTGTGCGGCAACCGGCTCGAACTGCTCGAGATCCTGCTCGGCTGCGCGTGGCTCGGCGCGATCGCGGTCCCGCTCAACAACGCGCTCCGTGGGGCGGGGCTGCGGCACGCCCTCACCGACTCGGGCGCCCGAGTGGTGGTCGTCGAGCCGGACCTCCTCGGCGTGCTGGACGAGGTCGGTGTGCCGGTGGAGCGCTGGGTCGTGGGGGAGACGTTCCCCGCACCCGGACCGGTGCTCCCGGCCCGCCCGGTGACCCCGGGCGAGACTCTCGCGATCCTCTACACCTCCGGCACCACCGGGCTGCCCAAGGGCGTGTGCTGCCCGCAGGCGCAGTTCTTCTGGTGGGGCGTGAGCGTGGGCGAGTGCCTGGAGATCACCGACGACGACGTGCTGTACACGTGCCTCCCGCTGTTCCACACGAACGCGCTCAACGCGTTCTTCCAGGCGGTCTGCGCCGGGGCGACGTACGTGCTGGGCGGGCGGTTCTCCGCGTCGCGGTTCTGGGACGAGGTGCGCGCCGCCGGGGCGACCGTCACCTACCTGCTCGGCGCGATGGTGCAGATCCTGCTGAGCAGGCCCCCCGGAGGAGCCGACGCGGCGCACCGCGTGCGGATCGCGCTCTCACCCGCCACGCCCGCCGCCGCGCACGCGGCGTTCCGGGAGCGGTTCGGCGTGCTGCTGGTGGACGGCTACGGCTCCACCGAGACGAACATGGTGCTCGGGGCGCACCCGGCGGCGCAGCGTCCCGGGTACATGGGTGTGGTGCTGCCCGACCACGAGGTCCGGGTCGTCGACGCCGAAGGGCTCGACGTCCCCGACGGCGAGCCGGGTGAGCTCGTGTGCCGGTCGCGGCATCCGTACGCGTACGCAACCGGCTACTTCGAGAACCCGGCCGCCACCGCCGCCGCGTACCGGGACCGGTGGTTCCACACCGGCGACCGGGTCGTGCGCGAGCCCGGGGGCTGGTTGCGCTTCCTCGACCGGCTCACCGACTCGATCCGCCGCCGCGGCGAGAACATCTCCTCGCTCGAGGTCGAGCAGGTCGTCGCGACCCACCCGGCCGTCTCCGCGGTCGCCGTGTACGCGGTGCCGTCGGAGCTGTCGGAGGACGAGGTGATGGCCGCCGTCGTGCCTACCCCCGGCGAGGAGGTCGACCCGGCCGAGCTGACCGAGTGGTGCGAGCCGAGGCTCGCGAGGTTCGCGATCCCCCGGTTCGTCGACGTGGTGGCGGAGCTGCCGCTGACGGAGAACGGCAAGGTCCGCAAGGCGGTGCTGCGTGAACGGGGGATCACCGCGGCGACCTGGGACCGGACGAAGGCGGGTGCCTGA
- a CDS encoding SDR family oxidoreductase — protein sequence MEPDQDVVHEGLSGRRVLVTGGSRGLGAAIVRRFAAAGATVLASARTAPEPGELPATFFAADLATAEGAADLARRVLDAAGGVDVLVDNAGSASPPADTLLRSDETWETDLALNLLGAVRLDRHLVPGMVERGHGVVVHVSSIASRLPQPGQVTYAAAKAALNTYSRALAAELGPSGVRVVNVLPGFIPTPGAIAHHREIAESRGVSLEQAQRDLATSLNVPMARPGSPEDAAELIVFLASDRARWLTGAQYRVDGGILPVV from the coding sequence ATGGAGCCCGATCAAGACGTCGTCCACGAGGGGTTGTCCGGCCGCCGGGTACTCGTGACGGGCGGCAGCCGGGGACTGGGAGCGGCGATCGTCCGGCGCTTCGCAGCCGCCGGCGCCACCGTCCTGGCCTCCGCCCGCACGGCACCGGAGCCGGGTGAACTGCCCGCGACGTTCTTCGCGGCCGATCTCGCCACCGCCGAAGGGGCCGCGGACCTGGCCCGCCGGGTGCTCGACGCCGCGGGCGGCGTCGACGTCCTGGTCGACAACGCCGGCAGCGCCTCTCCGCCGGCGGACACCCTGCTCCGCAGCGACGAGACCTGGGAGACCGACCTGGCGCTCAACCTGCTTGGCGCGGTCCGGCTCGATCGGCACCTCGTGCCCGGGATGGTCGAACGCGGGCACGGCGTTGTCGTCCACGTCTCGTCGATCGCGAGCCGGTTGCCGCAGCCGGGTCAGGTCACCTACGCGGCGGCGAAAGCCGCGCTCAACACCTACAGCCGTGCCCTGGCCGCCGAACTCGGCCCGAGCGGCGTGCGGGTGGTGAACGTGCTACCCGGCTTCATCCCCACGCCGGGGGCGATCGCCCACCACCGCGAGATCGCCGAAAGCCGCGGCGTCAGCCTCGAGCAGGCTCAGCGGGACCTGGCCACCAGCCTCAACGTCCCGATGGCCCGGCCCGGCTCACCCGAGGATGCGGCCGAACTCATCGTGTTCCTCGCCTCGGACCGCGCCCGCTGGCTGACCGGCGCGCAGTACCGGGTGGACGGCGGCATCCTGCCCGTTGTGTGA
- a CDS encoding TetR/AcrR family transcriptional regulator — protein MSERADGRRTDTRERIRATALEMFTTQGYERTTLAEVAERLAITRPALYHHFRSKEDVLTSSYNRVLPELAELTESLQPAPAPWHRRRDALDRFAALIGGEHGALLVCARVNEHALAGLPAAAELLHHLDALARSLGPGDDIDGRIRGRLALSTLVMAESRGAQLGGTAEQRAAAALALARELLNRQ, from the coding sequence ATGAGCGAACGCGCGGACGGCCGGCGCACCGACACCCGCGAGCGCATCCGCGCCACCGCTCTGGAGATGTTCACGACGCAGGGGTACGAGCGAACCACGCTGGCCGAGGTCGCGGAGCGGCTCGCCATCACCCGCCCGGCGCTCTACCACCACTTCCGCAGCAAGGAAGACGTGCTGACGAGCTCGTACAACCGGGTTCTGCCCGAGCTCGCCGAGCTCACGGAGTCCCTGCAGCCGGCGCCGGCCCCCTGGCACCGGCGACGCGACGCCCTGGACCGGTTCGCCGCGCTCATCGGGGGCGAGCACGGCGCGTTGCTCGTGTGCGCCCGGGTGAACGAGCACGCGCTCGCCGGCCTCCCGGCGGCGGCCGAGCTGCTCCACCACCTCGACGCCCTGGCGCGATCACTCGGCCCGGGCGACGACATCGACGGCCGCATCCGCGGCCGGCTCGCCCTGAGCACCCTGGTGATGGCCGAATCGCGCGGCGCGCAGCTCGGCGGAACAGCGGAGCAACGGGCTGCTGCGGCGCTCGCGCTGGCCCGTGAACTGCTGAACCGGCAGTAG
- a CDS encoding polyribonucleotide nucleotidyltransferase, translating to MTDPLEDVHETSAVIDNGSFGTRTIRFETGRLARQAAGSVVAYLDDETMLLSATTASKQPKEHFDFFPLTVDVEERMYAVGRIPGSFFRREGRPGTDAILTCRLIDRPLRPSFVDGLRNEIQIVVTVMSLDPQDPYDALAINAASASTQLAGLPFSGPIGGVRVALIDGQWIAFPQHEDLDRAVFDMVVAGRVVGDDVAIMMVEAEATTSTIELVAGGAQAPTEDVVAAGLEAAKPFIRSLCAAQQQLADVAAKPTGNFPTFPAYQPDVFEAVEAAASDDLAAALTIGGKQEREAKLDEIKLSVLSSLGEKFEGREKELGAAFRSLNKKLVRQRILRDQVRIDGRGITDIRPLSAEVEVVPRAHGSALFERGETQIMGVTTLNMLRMEQQIDSLGPETHKRYLHHYNFPPYSTGETGRVGSPKRREIGHGALAERALLPVLPTREEFPYAIRQVSEALGSNGSTSMGSVCASTMSLLNAGVPLKAPVAGIAMGLVSDEVDGQTRYVALTDILGAEDAFGDMDFKVAGTSEFVTALQLDTKLDGIPSEVLGAALSQAKDARLTILEVIGEAIDRPDEMSQFAPRVTAIKVPVDKIGEVIGPKGKMINSITEQTGADISIEDDGTIYVGAADGPSAEAAIGLINAIANPQLPKIGERFLGTVVKTAAFGAFVSLVPGKDGLVHISKLGQGKRVGKVEDVVKVGDKIRVEVTDIDNRGKISLVPVADESGNGNGNGTTPAEAPAEAAAENNNDEAEAVSPS from the coding sequence ATGACCGACCCTCTTGAGGACGTGCACGAGACCAGTGCCGTCATCGACAACGGGAGCTTCGGCACCCGCACGATCCGGTTCGAGACCGGGCGCCTCGCGCGCCAGGCCGCCGGGTCCGTCGTCGCCTACCTCGACGACGAGACGATGCTGCTGTCCGCCACCACGGCGTCCAAGCAGCCCAAGGAGCACTTCGACTTCTTCCCGCTCACGGTGGACGTCGAGGAGCGCATGTACGCCGTCGGGCGCATCCCCGGCTCGTTCTTCCGCCGTGAAGGTCGCCCGGGCACCGACGCGATCCTCACCTGCCGCCTGATCGACCGGCCGCTGCGCCCGTCGTTCGTCGACGGCCTGCGCAACGAGATCCAGATCGTCGTCACGGTCATGTCCCTCGACCCGCAGGACCCCTACGACGCACTGGCCATCAACGCCGCGTCGGCGTCCACCCAGCTCGCGGGCCTGCCGTTCAGCGGGCCGATCGGTGGCGTGCGCGTCGCGCTGATCGACGGCCAGTGGATCGCGTTCCCGCAGCACGAGGACCTCGACCGCGCCGTGTTCGACATGGTCGTCGCGGGCCGGGTCGTCGGGGACGACGTCGCGATCATGATGGTGGAGGCCGAGGCCACCACCTCCACGATCGAGCTCGTCGCCGGCGGTGCCCAGGCCCCCACCGAGGACGTCGTCGCGGCCGGGCTGGAGGCGGCGAAGCCGTTCATCCGCTCCCTGTGCGCTGCCCAGCAGCAGCTGGCCGACGTCGCGGCCAAGCCCACGGGCAACTTCCCGACCTTCCCCGCGTACCAGCCGGACGTGTTCGAGGCCGTCGAGGCGGCCGCGAGCGACGACCTGGCCGCCGCGCTCACGATCGGCGGCAAGCAGGAGCGGGAGGCCAAGCTCGACGAGATCAAGCTCTCGGTGCTCTCCTCGCTCGGCGAGAAGTTCGAGGGCCGCGAGAAGGAGCTGGGCGCCGCGTTCCGGTCGCTCAACAAGAAGCTGGTGCGCCAGCGCATCCTGCGCGACCAGGTCCGCATCGACGGGCGCGGCATCACCGACATCCGGCCGCTGTCGGCCGAGGTCGAGGTGGTCCCGCGGGCCCACGGCTCGGCGCTGTTCGAGCGCGGCGAGACCCAGATCATGGGTGTCACCACGCTGAACATGCTGCGCATGGAGCAGCAGATCGACTCGCTGGGTCCGGAGACCCACAAGCGGTACCTGCACCACTACAACTTCCCGCCGTACTCCACCGGTGAGACCGGCCGCGTGGGCTCGCCGAAGCGCCGCGAGATCGGCCACGGCGCGCTCGCCGAGCGGGCGCTGCTGCCGGTGCTGCCCACGCGCGAGGAGTTCCCGTACGCGATCCGGCAGGTGTCGGAGGCGCTGGGCTCCAACGGCTCCACGTCGATGGGCTCGGTCTGCGCGTCCACGATGTCGCTGCTCAACGCCGGTGTGCCGCTCAAGGCTCCGGTGGCGGGCATCGCGATGGGCCTGGTGTCCGACGAGGTCGACGGGCAGACCCGCTACGTGGCGCTCACCGACATCCTCGGTGCCGAGGACGCCTTCGGCGACATGGACTTCAAGGTCGCCGGCACGTCCGAGTTCGTCACGGCCCTGCAGCTGGACACCAAGCTCGACGGCATCCCGTCCGAGGTGCTCGGCGCCGCGCTCTCGCAGGCCAAGGACGCCCGCCTGACGATCCTCGAGGTCATCGGCGAGGCGATCGACCGGCCCGACGAGATGAGCCAGTTCGCGCCGCGCGTCACGGCGATCAAGGTGCCGGTCGACAAGATCGGCGAGGTCATCGGCCCGAAGGGCAAGATGATCAACTCGATCACCGAGCAGACCGGTGCCGACATCTCCATCGAGGACGACGGCACGATCTACGTCGGTGCGGCCGACGGCCCGTCGGCCGAGGCGGCGATCGGACTGATCAACGCGATCGCCAACCCGCAGCTGCCCAAGATCGGCGAGCGGTTCCTCGGCACGGTCGTCAAGACCGCGGCCTTCGGCGCCTTCGTCTCGCTCGTGCCCGGCAAGGACGGTCTCGTCCACATCTCGAAGCTGGGGCAGGGCAAGCGGGTCGGCAAGGTGGAGGACGTCGTCAAGGTCGGCGACAAGATCCGCGTCGAGGTCACCGACATCGACAACCGGGGCAAGATCAGCCTGGTCCCGGTGGCCGATGAGTCGGGCAACGGCAACGGCAACGGCACCACGCCCGCCGAGGCGCCCGCGGAAGCGGCGGCCGAGAACAACAACGACGAGGCCGAGGCGGTCTCACCCAGTTGA
- a CDS encoding IclR family transcriptional regulator, translated as MPDTPGKAVLQKARDILDCFDSHTRELGINELARRSGLPRTTARRIAQELVACELLDRAGGRYRLGAWLAELGARVPAHRSLRVAAAPFLEELTHLTHETAVLALPGHEEILFGQVYVGSRGRGQVVTLVDGRVPLHCGASGKVVLAFGPPELLARTVEAGLAPRTRRTITDPARLATELAQVREQGYAVDRQELVGGYGAVAAPVRMGSEVIAALTVVAPISRLDVPAFATAVQRTAGELSRRVGRSADR; from the coding sequence ATGCCCGACACCCCGGGCAAGGCCGTCCTGCAGAAGGCGCGGGACATCCTCGACTGCTTCGACTCCCACACCCGTGAGCTGGGGATCAACGAGCTGGCCCGCCGCAGCGGGCTGCCCCGCACCACGGCACGCCGGATCGCGCAGGAGCTGGTGGCGTGCGAGCTGCTGGACCGCGCGGGCGGGCGGTACCGGCTCGGCGCGTGGCTCGCCGAGCTGGGGGCGCGGGTACCCGCGCACCGCTCGCTGCGCGTCGCGGCGGCCCCGTTCCTGGAGGAGCTGACCCACCTCACCCACGAGACGGCCGTGCTCGCCCTGCCGGGGCACGAGGAGATCCTCTTCGGCCAGGTGTACGTGGGCAGCCGCGGGCGCGGTCAGGTGGTCACCCTCGTCGACGGGCGGGTGCCGCTGCACTGCGGCGCGTCCGGGAAGGTCGTGCTCGCGTTCGGCCCGCCGGAGCTCCTCGCGCGCACGGTCGAGGCCGGGCTCGCGCCGCGCACCCGGCGGACGATCACCGACCCGGCACGGCTCGCGACCGAACTCGCGCAGGTCCGCGAGCAGGGGTACGCGGTCGACCGGCAGGAGCTCGTCGGCGGATACGGCGCCGTCGCCGCGCCCGTGCGGATGGGGAGTGAGGTGATCGCCGCGTTGACGGTGGTCGCGCCGATCAGCCGGCTCGACGTCCCGGCGTTCGCGACGGCGGTGCAGCGGACCGCGGGGGAGCTGTCGCGGCGGGTGGGCCGCTCAGCGGACCGCTGA
- the truB gene encoding tRNA pseudouridine(55) synthase TruB, whose protein sequence is MDAPAPGLVIVDKPAGLTSHDVVARLRRILRTRKVGHAGTLDPMATGVLVCGVGRGTKLLGHLSLDTKAYTATIRLGVTTHTDDAEGDVLATADASGVTDAAVAAGMAALTGAIEQVPSSVSAIKVNGQRAYARVRAGEEVVLAARPVTVSEFTLLARRGADLDVAVECSSGTYVRALARDLGADLGVGGHLTALRRTRVGPFTLDQAGALETLEEDASAVVPLDAAVALAFPRRDLDADEAADISHGRPLPATGEPGTYGVFAPDGRAVALVTDRGPQARPLVVLAPAAT, encoded by the coding sequence GTGGACGCCCCTGCCCCCGGCCTCGTGATCGTCGACAAGCCCGCGGGGCTGACCTCGCACGACGTCGTCGCCCGCCTGCGCCGGATCCTGCGCACCCGCAAGGTCGGCCACGCCGGCACGCTCGACCCGATGGCCACGGGCGTGCTCGTGTGCGGGGTCGGCCGCGGCACCAAGCTGCTCGGTCACCTCTCCCTCGACACGAAGGCGTACACCGCCACGATCCGGCTCGGCGTCACCACCCACACCGACGACGCCGAGGGCGACGTGCTCGCCACCGCCGACGCGAGCGGCGTCACCGACGCCGCGGTCGCGGCCGGGATGGCCGCGCTGACCGGCGCGATCGAGCAGGTGCCCAGCTCCGTCTCCGCGATCAAGGTGAACGGGCAGCGCGCGTACGCCCGGGTGCGGGCGGGGGAGGAGGTCGTGCTGGCCGCCCGGCCCGTCACCGTCTCGGAGTTCACCCTGCTCGCCCGCCGCGGTGCCGACCTCGACGTCGCGGTGGAGTGCTCCTCCGGCACCTACGTCCGCGCGCTCGCCCGCGACCTCGGCGCAGATCTCGGGGTGGGCGGGCACCTCACGGCGCTGCGCCGCACCCGCGTCGGCCCGTTCACCCTCGACCAGGCCGGCGCCCTCGAGACCCTGGAGGAAGACGCCTCCGCCGTCGTCCCGCTGGACGCGGCCGTCGCACTGGCCTTCCCCCGCCGCGACCTCGACGCCGACGAGGCCGCCGACATCTCCCACGGCCGCCCGCTCCCGGCGACGGGGGAGCCCGGGACGTACGGCGTCTTCGCGCCCGACGGCCGGGCAGTTGCCCTGGTGACGGACCGGGGTCCACAGGCTCGCCCGCTGGTGGTGCTGGCGCCGGCCGCCACCTGA
- a CDS encoding bifunctional riboflavin kinase/FAD synthetase gives MQRWRGLEAVPTGWGRSVVTVGVFDGVHRGHQQLIGRAVERARERGLPAVVVTFDPHPAEVVRPGSHPARLTTLPRRSELVAALGVDAFCVLPFTPELARTEAAEFVHEVLVERLHAADVVVGRNFTFGHRAAGDVALLTRLGQRFGFGVEGLELITDDGITFSSTYIRACIDAGDVEAAAAALGRPHRVEGVVVHGDRRGRDLGFPTANLATAPFTALPADGVYAGLFEIKDRSLPAAISVGTNPTFSGKVRTVEAYVLDVDEDFYGFEVALDFVHRLRGQERFADVAALIEQMHKDVARTRELLSG, from the coding sequence GTGCAGCGCTGGCGGGGGCTGGAGGCCGTGCCGACCGGCTGGGGGCGCAGCGTCGTCACCGTCGGCGTGTTCGACGGGGTGCACCGCGGGCACCAGCAGCTCATCGGCCGGGCGGTGGAGCGGGCGCGGGAGCGCGGGCTACCCGCGGTGGTCGTCACGTTCGACCCGCACCCGGCCGAGGTCGTGCGCCCCGGCAGCCACCCGGCCCGGCTCACCACCCTGCCGCGGCGGTCGGAGCTGGTGGCCGCGCTCGGCGTCGACGCGTTCTGCGTGCTCCCGTTCACCCCGGAGCTGGCCCGCACCGAGGCCGCCGAGTTCGTCCACGAGGTGCTGGTGGAGCGGCTGCACGCCGCCGACGTCGTCGTGGGCCGCAACTTCACGTTCGGGCACCGGGCGGCGGGGGACGTCGCGCTGCTCACCCGCCTCGGCCAGCGGTTCGGCTTCGGCGTCGAGGGCCTGGAACTGATCACGGACGACGGCATCACGTTCTCCTCCACCTACATCCGCGCCTGCATCGACGCCGGCGACGTCGAGGCGGCCGCGGCCGCGCTCGGCAGGCCGCACCGGGTTGAGGGCGTGGTCGTGCACGGCGACCGTCGGGGCCGGGACCTGGGCTTCCCCACGGCGAACCTGGCCACCGCACCGTTCACCGCGCTGCCCGCCGACGGTGTGTACGCGGGCCTGTTCGAGATCAAGGACCGGTCGCTCCCGGCCGCGATCTCGGTGGGCACCAACCCGACGTTCTCGGGGAAGGTGCGCACCGTCGAGGCGTATGTGCTGGACGTCGACGAGGACTTCTACGGCTTCGAGGTGGCGCTCGACTTCGTGCACCGGCTGCGCGGGCAGGAGCGGTTCGCCGACGTCGCAGCGCTGATCGAGCAGATGCACAAGGACGTCGCCCGCACCCGCGAGCTCCTGTCGGGCTGA
- the rpsO gene encoding 30S ribosomal protein S15, which produces MALDAAQKKEILDTYGVHEGDTGSPEAQVALLTKRISDLTEHLKQHKHDHHSRRGLLLLVGRRRRLLKYLASVDVARYRSLIERLGLRR; this is translated from the coding sequence GTGGCACTCGACGCCGCACAGAAGAAGGAAATCCTGGACACCTACGGGGTCCACGAGGGCGACACCGGTTCGCCCGAGGCGCAGGTCGCCCTGCTCACGAAGCGGATCAGCGACCTCACCGAGCACCTCAAGCAGCACAAGCACGACCACCACTCCCGCCGCGGCCTGCTGCTGCTGGTCGGCCGTCGCCGCCGCCTGCTGAAGTACCTCGCCTCGGTCGACGTCGCGCGCTACCGATCGCTGATCGAGCGTCTCGGCCTCCGCCGCTGA
- a CDS encoding helix-turn-helix domain-containing protein: protein MTDAGGDATSSWLIENQDRQRELYGAPLGERVRRLTGALGISQARLARTLGMSPAMLSQLVSARRVKIGDPAVLARMLMLDQRCQGLRTPADRHTVDALLAEIAEARWHWNGQRPGGPRRNGPRTIGHRVQRPVSDGTAAAVLRGVSEPARLAAAAAALGPTFPELAEVLRQAASRPGA, encoded by the coding sequence ATGACGGATGCGGGCGGGGACGCGACGAGCTCCTGGCTCATCGAGAACCAGGATCGGCAGCGGGAGCTGTACGGGGCGCCGCTCGGTGAGCGGGTCCGCCGCCTGACGGGCGCGCTCGGCATCTCCCAGGCCCGGCTGGCGCGCACGCTGGGGATGAGCCCGGCGATGCTCAGCCAGCTGGTGAGCGCGCGGCGGGTCAAGATCGGCGACCCCGCGGTGCTCGCGCGGATGCTGATGCTCGACCAGCGTTGCCAGGGGCTGCGCACCCCGGCCGACCGGCACACCGTCGACGCGCTGCTCGCCGAGATCGCCGAGGCCCGCTGGCACTGGAACGGGCAGCGGCCGGGCGGGCCGCGCCGGAACGGGCCGCGCACGATCGGCCACCGGGTGCAACGGCCCGTCTCCGACGGCACCGCGGCCGCCGTGCTGCGCGGCGTGTCCGAGCCGGCTCGCCTGGCCGCGGCGGCGGCCGCGCTCGGCCCGACGTTCCCGGAACTCGCCGAGGTACTGCGCCAGGCGGCGAGTCGCCCAGGGGCGTGA
- a CDS encoding M16 family metallopeptidase yields the protein MPGAGAAASAPGGVLRTELPGGLRVVTETVPGVRSVSLGIWIAIGSRDESPLQAGAAHYLEHLLFKGTRRRTAVEIAEQFDAVGGDLNAFTAKEHTCYYAHVLDTDLPLAVDVLADVVTDATLAPPDVEIERGVVLEEIAMRDDDPEDLLGELFDEALFGDHPLGRPVIGSEESIRRMSRETLHDFWRGEYTTPRMVVAAAGNLTHGEVVELVSSALAAAAARAGGAVPVAPRHPAPAQLAAGPRLVVRPDDTEQAHLMLGVPGLPRHDPRRTALSVLNTALGGGPSSRLFQQVREQRGLAYSVYSALSAYADAGSFSVYAGCAPERLDEVVTVVRAVLAEVAADGLTPAELTRAQGNLRGGLVLGLEDTPSRMNRIGRSELDHGRQRTIAESLDRIAAVTVDQVKALAAELLTEPLTAAVVGPYDDERDLPYSLRALA from the coding sequence ATGCCGGGGGCGGGGGCTGCTGCCTCCGCCCCCGGCGGCGTCCTGCGCACCGAGCTGCCCGGCGGGTTGCGCGTCGTCACCGAGACGGTGCCGGGCGTGCGGTCGGTGTCGCTCGGGATCTGGATCGCCATCGGCTCCCGTGACGAGTCGCCGCTGCAGGCAGGCGCCGCGCACTACCTCGAGCACCTGCTGTTCAAGGGCACCCGGCGGCGCACCGCGGTGGAGATCGCCGAGCAGTTCGACGCCGTCGGCGGTGACCTCAACGCGTTCACCGCCAAGGAGCACACCTGCTACTACGCGCACGTGCTCGACACGGACCTGCCGCTCGCGGTCGATGTGCTCGCCGACGTGGTCACCGACGCCACGCTGGCGCCGCCGGACGTCGAGATCGAGCGCGGGGTCGTGCTCGAGGAGATCGCGATGCGCGACGACGACCCCGAGGACCTGCTCGGCGAGTTGTTCGACGAGGCGCTGTTCGGCGACCACCCGCTCGGGCGGCCGGTGATCGGTTCCGAGGAGTCGATCCGGCGGATGAGCCGGGAGACCCTCCACGACTTCTGGCGCGGCGAGTACACCACCCCGCGGATGGTGGTGGCCGCGGCCGGCAACCTGACGCACGGCGAGGTCGTCGAGCTGGTGTCGAGCGCGCTGGCCGCCGCGGCCGCGCGGGCGGGCGGCGCCGTTCCGGTTGCCCCGCGCCACCCGGCGCCAGCGCAGCTGGCGGCCGGGCCCCGGCTCGTCGTGCGCCCCGACGACACCGAGCAGGCGCACCTGATGCTCGGCGTGCCCGGCCTCCCGCGGCACGACCCGCGGCGCACCGCTCTCAGCGTGCTCAACACCGCACTGGGCGGTGGGCCGAGCTCGCGGCTCTTCCAGCAGGTCCGGGAGCAGCGCGGCCTGGCGTACTCGGTCTACTCGGCGCTGTCCGCCTACGCCGACGCCGGCAGCTTCTCGGTGTACGCCGGGTGCGCGCCCGAGCGGCTCGACGAGGTCGTCACGGTCGTGCGCGCCGTCCTCGCCGAGGTGGCCGCCGACGGCCTCACCCCCGCGGAGCTCACCCGCGCCCAGGGCAACCTGCGCGGCGGCCTCGTGCTGGGGCTGGAGGACACCCCGTCGCGGATGAACCGGATCGGGCGCTCCGAGCTCGACCACGGCCGCCAGCGCACGATCGCCGAGAGCCTCGACCGCATCGCCGCGGTCACCGTCGACCAGGTGAAGGCGCTCGCCGCCGAACTCCTGACGGAGCCTCTCACGGCCGCGGTGGTCGGCCCCTACGACGACGAGCGCGACCTCCCCTACTCCCTCCGGGCGCTGGCGTAG